The following proteins are co-located in the Streptomyces sp. DT2A-34 genome:
- a CDS encoding LysR family transcriptional regulator, which translates to MDLEVRHLRALCAIADTGSLHRAARQLGVAQPSLSTQLRRIEQELGGALFVRARSGCRPTPLGRLVLSRARPLVADMRALAAEARAAAAGGAELRVGSTASKALAGWLRRLRGHGQDPTLHMNVSPNALLRMVADGQLDVAFVHEVEGSPLRIPPELRLRVLMEREPQFVSLPTDHPAAAKPEVTLPDLADDRWMVDPTVDGEWDAVQRMFRAAGVNPHVLHGDYYTADALVATGEVVAVCQPTHADSPTMAVRRLHGDPLGVRLLLAARTETDLDGVYPALEEAYWEAARQAPAYREWLERDGAGRPPVPALP; encoded by the coding sequence ATGGACCTCGAGGTGAGACACCTCCGCGCGCTGTGCGCCATAGCCGACACCGGCAGTCTGCACCGGGCGGCCCGCCAGCTGGGCGTCGCCCAGCCGTCGCTCAGCACACAGCTGCGGCGGATCGAGCAGGAGCTCGGCGGCGCACTCTTCGTGCGCGCGAGATCCGGCTGCCGCCCCACCCCGCTCGGCCGTCTGGTCCTCAGCCGTGCCCGCCCGTTGGTGGCCGACATGCGTGCCCTGGCCGCCGAGGCGAGGGCGGCCGCGGCGGGCGGTGCGGAGCTGCGGGTCGGCTCGACGGCGAGCAAGGCCCTGGCGGGCTGGCTGCGCCGGCTGCGCGGCCACGGCCAGGACCCGACCCTCCATATGAACGTCTCCCCGAACGCCCTGCTCCGCATGGTCGCCGACGGCCAGCTGGACGTCGCCTTCGTGCACGAGGTGGAGGGCTCTCCCCTGCGCATCCCTCCCGAACTCCGCCTGCGCGTGCTGATGGAACGCGAGCCGCAGTTCGTGTCGCTGCCGACCGACCACCCGGCGGCGGCGAAACCGGAGGTCACCCTCCCCGACCTGGCCGACGACCGCTGGATGGTCGACCCGACGGTGGACGGCGAGTGGGACGCCGTGCAGCGGATGTTCCGCGCGGCCGGCGTCAACCCCCATGTCCTGCACGGCGACTACTACACGGCGGACGCCCTGGTCGCCACCGGCGAGGTGGTCGCCGTCTGCCAGCCGACCCACGCCGACAGCCCCACGATGGCGGTACGGCGCCTGCACGGCGACCCGCTCGGCGTACGACTGCTCCTCGCGGCTCGCACCGAGACGGACCTGGACGGCGTCTATCCCGCCCTGGAGGAGGCGTACTGGGAGGCGGCGCGGCAGGCACCGGCGTACCGGGAGTGGCTGGAACGCGACGGTGCGGGCCGGCCACCGGTCCCGGCACTGCCGTGA